In the genome of Cervus elaphus chromosome 5, mCerEla1.1, whole genome shotgun sequence, the window TCACCTCCATCCATCTGGACAATGGGATGAGAAAACCTGCCCTGCCTGTCTccccagggaggggcaggggttGTGAGCATCAGATGAGGTCATGGCTGGGAAAATAGGAACAGGAAAGAGCTGGGTTAGGCTGGGTCGCGGGCCTGGGTTCAGGGTGTGGAGCGGGGAGAGGGAcaaggaaagcaggaagagaaaagaattaggagagacagacacacacacacacatgcatgcgcaaaagaaggaaagaacagaaaaatctgagagatggggaaagaaggaatgaaggagagagacaacaaaaaagaaaatgtagaggCAGAGtgaaagaaatggagagaggaaggaagatggGAAGTCAGGGGCAGAAAGATGGAGGTGGAGGaatggaggagacagaaagaaGTTATAAGAATCAGAGTCAGGgcaggaaagagacagagagcgATGGGAGAGGGGCAAGGAGACAggatgatgggggtgggggcgtcagacgggaagggagggagggggtacTCCTTCTCCCACGGACCCCAGGCCGGGAACCACACCGTCACCGACTCTGCACCCTGCCACTCCCCGGACGGGTGGGGCTCCTCTTGTCTGTGGGCCCCGCTGGTCTGGTCCTGTCCTGCTGGTTTGGCTCCCAGCACCCTCCCCTCCGAGGCTGCTGAGGGGCGCCCCCGGGGGAAAGCACGGCCCCAGAGCCTGTCCAGCTGACGTGGCTGCTGGTTAATCTGAAGGGAAAATCCAGTGACACCCTCCCTCAAGGCCCCAGGCAGGCCGCAGCCCACCTCCCTCTGGGGCAAGCAGGAAGAGACCTCAAAGGTCAGCTCCACTGCACCCGGCACTGAACAGAGCAGGAAACGAGACCCCGAGAGCGGCAGGGACAAACCTGCAGTCACATCACCAGGCAGGGGCCTCACCAGGACTCCCCACCGCAGATGCTGTGGCCCCAAAACCTTGGGGATGCGCCTTCTTCTGGGTAAATTGCTTCCTGCTCAGGGGTGTCCTGAGCCTTTGGCGACAGCATTTCAGATGCTGGGCACTGTGCCCAGGGTCCTGTGAGGTGGCCACCGTGAGTATGTCCATCACATagatgagaagacagaggctcagagaagctgagACTTCCAAGCCTGAAGTCACACCGTGCCAGGACCCAAGCTTGGTCTGTCCCACCTTGAAAGTCTGGTTCCTTACCTGGTGCCTCCCAGACTCCCTGGGTGGTGACCAGCACAAAAAGGTTCTGTAATATAAAAAAGGAGGGCAAGGTGTGTGACAGGGTTTTATACTGGGAAAGTTCTCAGAACAGTGGGAAGATCAGACTTCTTCCCAGAGGGACCCCCCTGTGTTCAGTCCCTGCCTTTGGGAACCCCAGGTGTCCCTACCCTTCCGGCCACCACTTGTTCTACCGTACAACCCCCTTTCCCAGCCTCTGGAGAGAAGGAGTTTGGATGCtgggctcccctccccacctccccctcctctttaCTGTCCCCAGCCGTGACCTTTGGAGCTACAAGACCCAGGCTGCTGCTGAAGCCAGAGATGCATTTGCATAGCCTGTagctcccttctccctcctctgccccagggagCTGCCCTTCCCCACATCTGCCCCCACTGGGACTCGTCCTCCTGGAAGAGACCCAGGTGGAGATTGAGGGGATGTTACAGGAGCAGTAGGCTGACAGGCAGAACAGAAGAGACACCGTCCCAGCCGGCTCTGACCCCCCAGCAAAGCCCCCCAAGAGCTGCACTCCCAGCCTCTAACCCCAGCTCTAACCCCTCTAGTCCCCAGCTGGAGTCTGACTGTCAGCTGAGGTTTCCTCACCCTcactgaatctcagtttcttcatctgcatgtGGGCTTTAAGTACCCAGCTTTCCCAGTTGGTTGGAAGTTGAATAATACATCAGCTTTGAGATGCAGGAACATCTGCTGGGTGCTGCCCCTCCCTGATGGAGAGACcacatgggtctcctgcaggaCGCAGGATGGCAGTGTCCCCAGGTGAGGGCAGTCCAAGCAAGGAGGTGCCGGCAGACCCAGCCCCCCAGTCCACCTCTGCTCCTCTGGGGACCTCAGTCCCTTAAAGTCCAAAGGATCAGCCCAGCCCAGAACTGCTTTCAAAGTCTGCGGTGGCTGTGAGGGCTGCTACTGGGCCACGCTTGTGCTTGGAGTCCAGGAAGCGGGGAGACCTGGGACTCTGTTCCCTGAGGATGCGTGTGCCTTTCCTAGAACCAGGACTGGGCAGGGGGAGCACCCCAACGGGCCGGGGGATGGATGCTCCCTTTCCCAGAAGCCTCAGAGCTCCCGGGTGAGGGGGTGGCCACAAAGCCCCGATTCTGCCCTCGTCTCCTTTACCCAGCTTTGGCAGAGTCTCACGGCCTTCCGCCAGCTTCACGGAGGTGGGCGTGGCAGCCACCTCTGAGCGGGGCCATGAGGCCGAGTTCAGGAGCCTCCTCTGAGCCCCTGGACACTCCTCCCGCACCCAGGGAGACGCAGACACCCCTCCtggtccccccgcccccaggtccCAGGGCTTTAGCTCCTACTGTTCCCATCCAGGCGGGCTGGGCCGGCGGCAGGTGACTGGAAGGCGTGGAGGAGAAAGGCAGGCTGCGTGGGGGCGTGGGCCCCGGCAAGTGCACTTCTCAGCCAATCAGCGGCCTGCCTAGCCGGTGGATTCGGTTACAAGCCCCGGATCACCGCATACTCCAGGCTCCTTCCTACTCCTCCCAAAGCTCCATTCATTGGCGCCGCCACACCAGCTCGGCTGGGCACCGCTTCCGCTCGGCGGCCGGCAGGGTTGCTGCCTCGTGGGCCCACCAGGGTAGGCTTCCCGAGGGCTTTGTCTGGCTGGGCCAGGGCAGGATGGGGGTTCTGGTGGCACTGTGGGGAGTGCTGAGCTTCCTGGGGGTGGCTCCGGGGGGCTCCCCTGCCCTCCACTTGCACAGCACCTCCTGCCACTTGACCAGGCCCATCGCCAGCATCTCTTTGGGGTCCCTGAGCTTCCTGGGCAAGGATGTCCAGGGACTAGCCCTGTTCCATGCCCGCTGGGATGGGCACGGGAGACTGCAGGTGTGCATCCGGCAGGATGAGCCGGAGCTCACTGCAGCCTTCGGCGCGCTCTGTGCTGGTGAGATCACCCGAGGCTCCTTCATCCACACCCTTGGACCCGAGCTGCAGAGAGCCCTGGCCATCCTTCAGAGCCAATGGGAGGTCTGCCAAGGGCCTGCTGAGAGTCCAGCGGGGACCAGGCAGAAGCGAGCAGCAGGGCGGAGTGCAGCGCCTGGCATCGGGCTCCAGCGGGTGAAGAGGGGCTGGACTATGCCTGGCACTCTGTGGTGTGGAGTCGGGGACTCTGCCAGGAACTCCACGGAGCTGGGTGAGACCTCGGGGTGCGGACTGGGGGGCTGGTGGGAGAGGAAGTGCAGGCTTTAGCCCCGGCATCCACTCTCCCAGGCTGCGTGTCCTGAGGGAGCGACTTAGCTACTCTGAACCTCAgtgtccttatctgtaaaatgtgcatgcatgctcagtcgtgtgcgactctttgcaaccccacagactgtagcccgccaggctcctctgtccctccaggttcctctgtccatgggattctcctggtaagaatattggagtgggttgctgtttcctcctcaaggggattttctctacccagggattgaacccgtgtctactgcatggcaagcggattctttactgctgagccaccagggaaacctgtaaAACGGGGTGACCATAAACCTCATTTTGGGGTGCTCAAATGAGGTTATAGATGGGAAATGTCCTACTCACATCTGGGAGCCATCATCAATCACCATTAGTCACCAGGGAGGGGGCTGACTGGGGCTGGCTGTCCAGGTTGGGCTGAGCCAAAAAGCCATTACCCAAGAGGAGGATTTATAGGCACAGGATGCCCAACCAACTGGACGAGGAGACCCAAaggcttgggttcaaatcccagctcagccCTTCCAAGCTGAATgagtcacttcccctctctgaacCTGTACAGTAAAAGTGACAACTCCCTCCCAGGGCTGCTGTGTGCTGGGGTGGGAAGTGCCAGACGTTTGGAAGATGCTCAGTAAAGGGCCTTATTGCTCGGGTGGTGGAAAGCACGCATGGCTTTTTTGCACTTCTCAGTACAGCTGTCTGCGCTTACGTGCGGAGGGCTGTGGGAGGACTTGGCACTTGCATTGGAGCAGGTTGGCGTCCTGACAATGCCTCATTGCGCCAGCGAGGCTGCACCCGACTGTTTGCCATCCCATTTCACACACATTTGGAACTTTGGAGTTTCACTTGGGGTGCAAGCCTGAGAATTCTAGAGGCAGACACCTGTTCACCTGAGGAAGATTTTTCCATGGGCAAGGGCTTCTGGGTGGGCTGCCTGGCACTTGCTGTTGCTCAGCAGAGGCTGCACCTGGGTGTTCTCTTCAAGTGTTGGAACCGTGAGTCCCACAGAGGGAGACACGGAGGTGTCTCTGCTCCTGACACCACATGGGCAGAATTGGCATGTGGTGCCCAGGGTCCGGGGACCCTGCTGAGCCAGTGCCCCCTTTGCTCCCTGCAGGGGTCTTCCAGGGCCCTGATCTCTGCTGCCAGGAACACGACCACTGCCCCCAGACGGTCTCACCCTTCCAGTACAACTACGGCATCCGGAACTACCGATTCCACACCATCTCCCACTGCAGCTGTGATGCCAGGTTAGTTAGcggtgggcagggagggctggGAGCTCAGGGTGGGGTTATCCAGTTACTGGGTACAGAGTCTGAGCTCCAGAGAGTCCCAAAGGATCAGCCAACCAGACTCCCCTGTGCAGTGGGAAAGCTGAGGTTTAACAGGAGCTGGGATTCTTGGACTCCATGTCACCTGGCTGGTAGTGGTGGCTGGGTGGTCTGGGAGAGGAGCCAGGTGGCCTTCTCAGATCCAGGGACTGAGCGCTGGCTCTGGGGCAGGTTCCAGCAGTGCCTACAGAACCAGCGGGACTCCGTCTCCGACATCGTGGGCATGGTCTTCTTCAATGTACTGGCGATCCCCTGCTTTGTGCTGGAGGAGCAGGAGGCCTGTGTGGAGTGGTACTGGTGGGGCGGGTACGTTGGTTCCCTGTTTGACCCCCTTCCcagcctggggggcaggggtaGCTGGGGCTCCAAGGCTGGGAGGGAGACCTGTCTGTATGTCCGTCATCCAGGGAACCATGTCTCGTCCTGTCCTCCCTGTCCTCTCCTCGGGGAAGAGGTGGGGGCCCCAGGATACAGACATTCCCTGGGTGCCCTGCACAACCCAGTGGGCTGTGGGATGAGGGGATGGGACTGGCAGAGCCCCCATCTCCATGGAGATGAACCTGGGGACCTCTGGGAGGGACAATTCTGGGTGACCAATGCCAACATGTGCTGCCTCCCAGGTGTAGAAGGTACGGCTCTGTGCCGCTTGCTCGTCTCCAGCCCAGGACCCTCTACAATGCCTCTTGGAGCTCCCCTGCCACCCCAACTCCCAGTCCCCAGAACACAGCCCCAAGCCAGCCTCAGCCGATGCAGCATCCTCGGACGTGGCCAGCACAGCAGAAAGAGTCCAGGCACCCCAGTCAAGCCAAggccacagccctccaggctcctgcagCCTCCGCTGGAGGAGTCCAGCTCCCCAGAGTCCAGCTGGAGGTCACCAATCCAGGCCTCCAGGGGCCTCGGGGTGGCATAAAACCTCAGGGTGAGCACAGAACCTAATCTAACTTTGAGGGCGCCTGAGGTAAAGAGGAGCCTCTgtgtggggttgggggggtgccCTGTGTTATTTCCTTTCCTGCTCTGCACTCCTTCCAGTGACTCCCAACTTCACCCATCAAATCACACTGCAGCCAGAGGGATTTTTGTAAGCTGCAGTCTTGACCGTGGGACTCCCCGCTGAGCCCCCACCACAGTGTTCCAACACTGAGGGGTTCTTTGGGTGCTGGTCCTGCAAACCCCACTCCCCAGTCAAAATTCCAGCTTCACAAACTGCATTTGTTTCCTCCGAAGCGGCTTGCTCTCTCCCACTgctgggcctttgcacatgccgcTCCTGTTCCCTGGGGCATTCTCCCTGAGTCTTCCTCTTTCAGCATCAGCTTAGCAGCCTCTGCCTCCAGGGAACCTTTTCTGACCACGcttacctctctgggcctcccccAGGGCAGCGctgctctgtatgtgtgtgtgggggtgggggtgtgtccTCTACGTGTGAACCACTCTAAGGGAACAGAAGACAGGAGACGAAGGGACAGTGTGCATGGAGGACTGAGCCTGTGCCAGAGGGCAGCGGGCAGCAGTGAGACCTCGATGCGGGACAGGGCTTCCCTCACCACTGCACCTGCCCCCAGGTGTCCGCCGGGCCTGCCGCAGCTTCCGCCACCTGGACCAGTGTGAGCATCAGATTGGGCCCCAGGAGACCAAGTTCCAGGTGTTCAACAGTGCCCGGGACCCCCTCTTCCACTGCAACTGCACGCGCCGGTGAGGCCTGCTCGCACCCCTGGGGGGTGGGCTGCCTGTTGCCAGGCACTGGGAAGGGACGGGCTCCAGGCTGGAAAGGCTCTACCCCGGCCTGAGCTTGCCTCTGCCCTCAGTCTGGCCCGCTTCCTGAGGCTCCACAACCCACCCGTGGGTGCCATCGTGCTTCGGGAGCTGCTGGGCATGAGCTGCTTCAAACTTGTCCCTCCGCTGGACTGTGCTGAGGACAAAGGGTAGGTGACGGCAGGGCCAGGGGGGACGGGGGACTTCTCCAAGGGGGTGGGTTGCCTCTGCCCTCTTTGTGCACCGGGGCTGAGAGGGTGATGGAGGGGGTCGGGGCCCACGTAGGTTGCATCTCAGCTCTGTCGTCTACTTCCTGTGTGATCTTGCCAGCTGAATCACCTGTCCACACCTCCATTTCACTACCTGTGAAATGGAGGTAGACGCCAGGGCGTGTTGTTTGTGATGTCTATAGGCAAGGCCTGCAGAACACCTAGTGAAACACCTCCTGAACTCTTCCTCCTAAGCCACAATCTCATTTTGATTCCGATTCTCAAAACCAACTCCTTGTTACTTTTCCTATTTCACatgtagggaaactgaggcccagactgGCCCAGGTTTCTGCAGTCATCTAGGGCAGAACCCCGGCCGCTAAGTAGCAGATTAGGTTTATTCTGCCCCCTGCTAAATATAACCACTCCCAACCCCAGCCCCATCCCtgctcctctctgggccttggttgcCCTGTATGCAGAGCAGGGTGGGTTTCTTGCCAGCTACGACcccctgtctccctcttctctccccacaGCTGTTCCAGTGACCCCAGGGCCATCAGAGTGTCAGCTCGGCACCTGCGGCGACTTCAGCAGAGGCGACTCCAGCTCCAGGGGACGGGCACACACCACAGGCAGGCAAGGCCTTCAGAGCACCCAAAGACCTCCATGTCATTCTACGACCGGTGCCTGCAGCTGACCCAGGGAGCCGGAGGACCCAAAGGACAGCAGAAACCCTGGAACCAGTGACCTCACTTCTTATTCTCCTGGGCACTAGATCGGACCTTGTCCTGGCTTtgctgggccctggggtgggTCTCAGCTTCCCCTCCATTGTGAGACTGAAGTGTGGACAGACAGAGGGCCGCATGGAGAGTTGTGGGGGCCAAGGCCCAAATGCTGGACCGTGCCTCCTGCTGTGCTGAGCGATCTTGGGCTGGTGACACAAACTGTCTGTGCTTGGATGTGGTATTCAGGAGGCTCATTCTGCTGCCCCAGGCTTGGGCCTTCCCAGGAAGTTAACAACCAGATGGGAAAGAGGAAAGGGTAACACTGCAGGAACCCCAGGAGGTACCAGGAGGAGGTACACGTATGTCCGTGTTGTGAAACTAACACACATCTCCAAAGAGTTGTCCAGGAAAGCCCCAGAGCCTGCCTGCTGAGGTCTTGGGGCAGAGGGTGGTGAAGGAGGGATGTCACAGAAGTGCCTGTGTCTGAATACAGGATGGGGGAGCTAGAGAGGGGCTTCTTaattcccctcctccccaggggacCCCCTTCTATTAACAGCTGCTATGCCCTTCCCGGCCCACCCCTGACCCATTCTTTCTGCCCTAAACCTAAATTCAGACCTTCCCTATGCCCTTGAGCAAGAGACCTCCTTcactctgagccttagtttccttctCTGAGAAAGCGGGGTGTACACAGGagctacctcatagggttgttgagGATTAAGTGAACCAACTCCCAGACAGCACTCAGCACCCAGTAAACGTTCTCTCCCTCCAACGCCCAGCCAAACTGCACTTAGACGACTGATTTTCAAAGGTTCACAGAACCTCTTGGAGGCCTCAGTTTGCTCACGTGTGAAATGGGGCTAAGAACTGCACTGAAGTCAGTGCCACAACTCAGGCTTAGGTGCCGATTAAAGGAGATGGCATGTGTGATGTGTACAGCTGGTGCCTAGTCATTGTCAAACCTGTCATCCTCTCGCCTCTGTAGTCCTTTCCTCCGACCGCCCGCTCCCCACCCCAGAGTGCTAGCAAGTTAGGAAGGAGTCGGGAGTGAAGCTGGAGAATTTAATTCCTAAACAATGACCTCTGGGtttgctcccctcccccatcccagatGGGGGCCAGGACGGGGCTTTGCTGATTGTCACAGTTGAGGTGCCAGGACCGAGTTCGGGGGACCCCAGGTGGCCACCCCTGGCCAGAACAGAGTGGCAGGTGCGGATCAAGCTGGAGCAGCGGCAGGTGGGAGGCAGGTGGGTTTGCAGAAGACTGGGGCAGAGTGGGGGCCACCTGGGCCCGCCCACCCACCTCACCCTCAGGGCCCCAGgcccccctcctccagcccctgccgACCCTGGGGGCTGGGAGACAGGCTGCTGGAGGAGGCCAGGGCCTCCCGATCAGGTCCCCAGGAGCTACCCCCACCGGGGTCTACGGTCTCTAGGCGCAAGGCGGGCAGCAAGCCCAGGCTTCGAGGCACAGATGGTGGGAAAGCCCAGGCCCCCGGCAGCCCAGGgggcccctcctcactgctgCCCCGGCTGCCACCGTTGCTGCCCCTGTCGGGGGCTGCCTGGGGCAGGTGGCGGCTCTGGGGCGAGGGGCTTCTGCTGGTGCCCCGGCGCTCCCGGGACGAGGGCCGCAGGGCGAGGTTGGGGAAGCGGGCCAGGCCTGGGCTGCGACTGCGGTGCCGCTTGGACTTgccagggctggggctgcgggACTTGGGTGCCAGCAGCTCCAGGGTGCTGTCATCCTCATCCTCCGAGCTGGAATCCGAGCTGTCTGTGCTGCTGCTGGTCGGCTCCGAGGTAGGCAGCGAGATCTGGTGGGGCAAGGCTGCTCACTGGGGTGCCCCTCTCCCTGACCGGCTGTGGAGGCCTCTGGGAACCCCTCCCGCTCTCCCCACTGGCAGACCCAGGAAGGTCAGGCTACTGTCGAGCTTACAGAGAACGCAGAGGCTCTAGAGGATCTGAACAGTCTTCTGGCGCCAcctccccacccacagccccAAACTCTGCAGCCAGGACCACTCACCTGGAAGGGCTCAGTGACACCGATGAGGATGCTGTGGGTGTGGCTATAATAACCTAGAATGAAGTCTCCGTGGCCTTTGGGCAGTGACTCCTCACTGAATGTCACCTGGTGGGTCGGGAGGTTTAGGCCCAGGTTGGGGTGAGGGAGGCAGCCTCAGGACCCCTGAAACTGAATCCTGAACCCCCAAGGGCCATGAGGGCTTCATTccactctccccctccccttaAATACCTGGTAGGTGCTCCCGTCCACATCCTCGTGTTTTGCCCAGACATAAGCCACGTAGTCCTTGCAGTGACGGAAACCCACCTGGGGCGAGAGCAATCAGGATCGTGACCGGTAACGGTGACCCTAGCAGCCGCCCTGGGTGACATCAAACTCTGGAGAAGCCCTGTATGGATCCCTGGCTGCCCCTTCAGGCCCGAAGTTCCCTCCCCAATCTGCTGACCGCCCCTGCCCTTCTCACCCGGTACAAGCCGATCCAGTCCCAGGAGCTGCGGGCGAACACCGTCTCTATGCGGTACCTCACCACGGCCTGCTCCGGCCGCACCCACTCATCTGCCACCTTCAGCCGCACCAGAGGCACGTCGTCTCTGAAAGCAAACTGCCCGGGGGGGAGGCAACATCAGGCGAGACCCTATAGCATTCTCTGCACCTAGAGCCCTTGGGCCTGAGTTGGCACAAATAAGCTGAGATGAAGGGCCTTTGAGGCCGCTGCATGGACTGGGAAACTGAGGAAGAGCAGGTCCAGGATAAATgccaggcttcctgcctcccagcTCAGGGCTACTTTTGTCCTTAGCCTCCGTGGGGAGTGAATGAGAACACAGTTTTGACCCTTGGTAGACTGTGGGTTTGGCCCTGGCTCTGCCACAGGCATGCAGTATGACCCGGGGTGAGTTTCTTGACCTCTGAATACCTGGGCTCCTGTCTGTAAACTCTGATGGATCACATTTAACTTGGGGTTGCTCTGCAGATTCAGTGAGATACCCTATAAAGCATCCTATAAACTTCTcaatatacagtaggtgctcaatgaatgACTCCCTTATATGCTAACAAAGGAGACAGGTAAAGTCCCACGATGCCCTGGATATTCTGGGGTAAACTGAGCACCCCTGAGCCAGCAAGTAGAGCTCTGGGGAGAAGCCTGAAGACCTTCTAGGCTCTGCTACTAACCTGCTCATGACCTCAGGTAAGTCCCAAGCCACCCTAAGTGAGACCCAGCTTCCCCACCTGTACTAAGGGGCCACTATGAACCTTGTTTGTCACCAGTCCGTGGAGACAAACAATAACCATGAGCCTCCTCTTCCCAGGGTCACCCCAGGCTGATCGGGGGCTCACCATGGGGATGAGGTTGCTGGAGTGGCAGGTGGCCAGGGTGCTGGCTCCTGCTCTGTCCCTCGGGGAAGGACTCAGGTGGTGCCAGCCTCAGGCTTTTGTTGGCTCCCCGGTTTACCTGGTTTCCACTTTCTTCCCTGCCTCAGCGTCTAAGCCAAGCTGCTTCAGAAGAAACCAgcacctcctctccctgcccctgggTTCCTGACAGCAGGAACCAGGCTGGGGTGGCCAGGCTCGGGTCTCGGAAACACCCTCCAGGGCCTTGTGGGGTCAAAACTCCTGCTGAGCCCTGTTCTATGCTGCTTTGGGTAAGAGACTGAAGTTCTCTGAGGCTCTGTTTCCCTCTTTGGTGAAACCAGGAGGAGAATGTGGACATCCTTGGGACCTACCAGGACATTAAAAAAGATGACACATTGATGTATCCTACACATGCTCGGGCACAAAGCcagaggaggaggtgaggaggtGCTCAACGGGTAATATCTTATAAGGGACAGAGTTATAGATAAAGAATACAGGATAGAGCACCCAAAAGGAGTGGTTCTTAAGGTGAGGTGCCTGATTGGGGTTTAAACCTCACATTCAAGGCTTTTACCAAAGGTCATAGGAGGTCAGACATAGGCAGATTTCCATTCCCAGCTGAGGACATTGGCTGCCATACAGCCGACTGATCATATGACAAAGTTAGCTGGGAAAATATTTTCTGGCTTGCTGGGCTCCATCTTATCAGACCAAGAGAATCGGAGAGCCCAGAGTTGGGTTTCAGGGCTGGAAAGTGGGCTCCACCCTACCGTGCCGCTGAGTCTGTGTGCAACCTGGGG includes:
- the PLA2G3 gene encoding group 3 secretory phospholipase A2; the encoded protein is MGVLVALWGVLSFLGVAPGGSPALHLHSTSCHLTRPIASISLGSLSFLGKDVQGLALFHARWDGHGRLQVCIRQDEPELTAAFGALCAGEITRGSFIHTLGPELQRALAILQSQWEVCQGPAESPAGTRQKRAAGRSAAPGIGLQRVKRGWTMPGTLWCGVGDSARNSTELGVFQGPDLCCQEHDHCPQTVSPFQYNYGIRNYRFHTISHCSCDARFQQCLQNQRDSVSDIVGMVFFNVLAIPCFVLEEQEACVEWYWWGGCRRYGSVPLARLQPRTLYNASWSSPATPTPSPQNTAPSQPQPMQHPRTWPAQQKESRHPSQAKATALQAPAASAGGVQLPRVQLEVTNPGLQGPRGGIKPQGVRRACRSFRHLDQCEHQIGPQETKFQVFNSARDPLFHCNCTRRLARFLRLHNPPVGAIVLRELLGMSCFKLVPPLDCAEDKGCSSDPRAIRVSARHLRRLQQRRLQLQGTGTHHRQARPSEHPKTSMSFYDRCLQLTQGAGGPKGQQKPWNQ